In a single window of the Methanolobus psychrophilus R15 genome:
- a CDS encoding biotin--(acetyl-COA-carboxylase) synthetase — MNDNKIEIIRILKAAGNKAVSGQEIGAKLGITRAMVWKYVRDIKKEGYDIQSSPKIGYTLLSTPDMLYPEQIKIGLETGLFGKEILYYDEVESTNSIAKDIAARYPEGTIVIAETQKKGRGRLGSEWQSTPGGIWFSLILKPSIPLEYAPRITLVAGLAVTKTLRRLGVDARIKWPNDVLISGKKVCGILTEVDAEVEKVDYLVLGIGINANVRLKDFREEVKESSTSLEAELGKPVNRIDLIKDLLYELEQQYIKFKTQQFSNIVSEWISLSDTIGKEVTVTTPMKIIEGKAVGITDKGALLVKTKSNAKEEVIAGRCRYAKT, encoded by the coding sequence GTGAATGACAACAAAATCGAAATAATCAGGATACTTAAGGCTGCAGGAAATAAGGCAGTGTCGGGACAGGAGATAGGGGCGAAACTCGGGATCACAAGAGCAATGGTCTGGAAGTATGTCAGGGACATAAAAAAAGAAGGATACGATATCCAGTCCTCTCCAAAGATCGGATATACACTCCTATCCACTCCCGACATGCTTTATCCGGAGCAGATCAAGATAGGGCTCGAGACGGGTCTTTTCGGAAAAGAGATATTGTATTACGACGAGGTCGAGTCCACGAACAGCATCGCAAAGGATATCGCAGCCAGATATCCCGAAGGAACTATAGTCATTGCGGAGACGCAGAAGAAAGGTCGGGGTCGCCTGGGCAGCGAGTGGCAATCCACCCCGGGAGGTATCTGGTTCTCACTCATCCTGAAGCCATCCATACCCCTTGAATATGCCCCAAGGATCACACTGGTGGCGGGACTTGCTGTTACCAAAACATTGCGCAGGCTGGGAGTTGATGCCCGTATAAAATGGCCCAATGACGTACTCATTAGCGGTAAAAAGGTATGCGGGATACTTACCGAAGTGGATGCTGAAGTAGAGAAGGTGGACTACCTGGTTCTGGGAATAGGCATCAACGCAAATGTAAGGCTGAAGGATTTCAGGGAGGAGGTCAAGGAAAGCTCCACAAGTCTTGAGGCAGAACTTGGAAAACCGGTCAACAGGATCGATCTGATCAAAGACCTGCTCTATGAGCTCGAACAGCAGTACATTAAGTTCAAGACCCAGCAGTTCTCGAACATTGTCAGTGAATGGATATCCCTTTCTGACACCATCGGGAAGGAAGTAACGGTCACTACCCCCATGAAGATCATTGAAGGGAAGGCAGTGGGCATTACTGATAAGGGAGCACTGCTTGTCAAAACAAAGAGCAATGCAAAGGAAGAAGTGATTGCCGGACGCTGCAGGTATGCAAAAACATGA
- a CDS encoding phosphoserine phosphatase has protein sequence MTDVSTMTEKELKNKADELRTELSHLDRELKSIYKQLKLHRTNMDDTKAKRDELNSRVKGLVAKARDAKSKRDSFNARISSLKSSRNEVDDKKRQCSDEISDLKNRRDSLNSLSKGSVETLSKAYFADIDTFLNADIPLKHEIDLFERLVLMKDRLDAAFDANEVHKKLVEAYESSKDVFASGEDLGGEIHQLAEQSQKYHLEMIDLYKQVDELRKQADLAHAEISSKIAVTAPLRERIDPIKVKMALLRDELGIYLGKLEDIHLEKDEKKQEEHLVVAKEKLDKNARMSLQDLKVLLEKGNLKF, from the coding sequence ATGACTGACGTTTCAACAATGACGGAAAAGGAGCTTAAGAACAAGGCTGATGAGCTCCGTACCGAGCTAAGCCATCTTGACCGTGAATTAAAATCCATTTATAAGCAGTTAAAGCTTCATCGTACCAACATGGATGACACGAAGGCCAAGCGTGATGAACTCAATTCCCGGGTAAAGGGCTTGGTGGCAAAAGCTCGCGACGCAAAATCAAAGAGAGATTCTTTTAACGCACGGATCTCCTCGCTCAAATCCTCTAGGAATGAAGTAGATGATAAAAAACGCCAATGTTCAGACGAGATCTCAGACCTTAAGAACAGGCGCGACAGCCTGAACAGTCTCTCAAAAGGCAGCGTAGAAACTCTTTCAAAAGCGTATTTCGCAGATATTGATACTTTCTTGAATGCGGATATTCCTCTGAAACATGAAATTGACCTTTTTGAGAGACTTGTCCTTATGAAAGACCGTCTTGATGCAGCTTTTGATGCAAATGAGGTTCATAAGAAGCTTGTGGAAGCCTACGAAAGTTCAAAGGATGTCTTTGCTTCCGGGGAAGACCTTGGAGGGGAGATACACCAACTAGCAGAGCAATCACAGAAATATCACCTTGAGATGATCGATCTCTACAAGCAGGTGGATGAGCTGCGCAAGCAAGCTGACCTTGCACACGCAGAGATATCCTCAAAGATAGCTGTCACTGCTCCCCTGAGGGAGAGGATTGACCCTATCAAGGTAAAGATGGCACTACTCAGAGACGAGCTTGGCATCTATCTCGGGAAACTGGAAGATATACACCTTGAAAAGGATGAGAAAAAGCAGGAAGAACATTTGGTCGTGGCAAAGGAAAAACTTGATAAGAATGCAAGAATGAGCCTTCAAGACCTTAAGGTTCTCCTGGAGAAGGGCAATCTCAAGTTCTAA
- a CDS encoding replicative DNA helicase Mcm: MTEGKWDEKFRTFLKKYYWDSILQLANDYPDQRSIYVDFSDLEIFDRELADELLLRPDEITPCADSALQNIDLPIEKSLDNAKVRFIRIPNKVPNRDLRSKHLLQLVAIEGMIRKATEVRPKIVSAAFKCMRCEHVTRIPQTELKFVEPLECENDTCGRKGPFKLDINESVFIDAQKLQVQESPENLRGGTQPQSLDVDVEDDLAGIVKPGDRVIINGVLRSHQRTTREGKSPFYDLVLHANSLEYMDQEFDELEITPEEEEQIRALSRNPEIYEKIIKSIAPSIYGYDDVKEALSLQLFSGVAKHLPDGSRVRGDIHMLFVGDPGVAKSQMLRYMVKLAPRGVFASGKSASSSGLTAAAVKDDLGDGRWTLEAGALVMADMGIAAIDEMDKMSTEDKSALHEAMEQQTISVAKAGIIATLKSRCALLGAANPKYGRFDRYEGIAQQINMPPALMSRFDMIFVLLDTPNEEMDSKIAKHILKAHYAGELSEQRKNIPASKVTQELVDEHMEVVKPDIDPELMRKYVAYSRRHIYPIMEEAAREHLVKFYMDLRKMGEGKDSPVPITARQLEALVRLAEARARVRLSNVATLDDAKKTTRIVYACLKQVGVDPDTGALDVDVIASGTSKSQRDKIKVIREIIKAVGERHSGGKAPLEEVFAEAQAQQIDRQHAEELIAKMRRSGDLVTPDNDHIKVV; this comes from the coding sequence ATGACTGAAGGTAAGTGGGACGAAAAGTTCAGGACTTTTCTAAAAAAATATTATTGGGATAGTATTCTCCAGCTTGCAAATGATTATCCTGACCAGCGCAGCATTTATGTTGATTTTTCCGACCTTGAAATATTCGACAGGGAGCTCGCGGACGAACTGCTTTTGCGCCCGGATGAAATTACTCCCTGTGCAGATAGCGCACTCCAGAACATCGACCTTCCAATCGAGAAGTCACTGGACAATGCAAAGGTCCGCTTTATCAGGATACCGAACAAGGTTCCCAACAGGGATCTCAGAAGCAAACACTTGCTCCAGCTCGTTGCAATTGAGGGCATGATCCGTAAGGCAACGGAGGTCCGCCCTAAAATAGTCAGTGCAGCTTTCAAGTGTATGCGGTGTGAGCATGTCACCCGGATCCCGCAGACAGAATTGAAGTTCGTGGAGCCTCTTGAATGTGAGAATGACACATGTGGCAGGAAAGGCCCATTTAAGCTCGACATAAATGAATCTGTTTTTATCGATGCACAGAAACTGCAGGTCCAGGAATCTCCTGAGAATCTCAGGGGAGGCACACAGCCTCAGAGCCTGGACGTGGATGTGGAGGATGACCTCGCAGGGATTGTCAAACCAGGGGACCGTGTTATTATTAACGGCGTCCTCCGCTCCCACCAGCGGACGACAAGAGAGGGGAAATCTCCTTTCTATGACCTGGTGTTACATGCCAATTCACTGGAATATATGGACCAGGAGTTCGATGAGCTGGAAATAACGCCTGAAGAGGAGGAGCAGATCCGGGCATTAAGCCGTAATCCCGAAATATATGAGAAGATCATTAAATCGATAGCTCCCTCTATTTATGGTTATGACGATGTGAAGGAAGCCCTCTCACTGCAGCTCTTTTCAGGTGTGGCGAAACACCTTCCTGATGGCTCCCGGGTGCGCGGTGACATTCACATGCTGTTCGTGGGTGACCCGGGTGTTGCAAAAAGTCAGATGCTGCGGTATATGGTGAAACTTGCTCCCAGGGGTGTTTTTGCATCCGGTAAGAGCGCCTCCTCAAGCGGTCTGACGGCAGCAGCTGTCAAGGACGATCTGGGTGACGGCCGGTGGACATTGGAAGCAGGTGCCCTTGTAATGGCTGACATGGGTATTGCTGCAATTGATGAAATGGACAAGATGAGCACAGAGGATAAGAGTGCCCTGCACGAAGCCATGGAGCAGCAAACCATAAGTGTCGCAAAGGCCGGTATAATCGCAACTCTCAAATCCAGGTGTGCGTTGCTTGGTGCCGCAAACCCGAAATACGGGCGCTTTGACAGATATGAAGGCATAGCCCAGCAGATAAATATGCCACCTGCTCTTATGTCCAGGTTTGACATGATATTCGTGCTCCTTGATACTCCTAACGAGGAGATGGACTCCAAGATCGCCAAACATATCCTTAAAGCACATTATGCGGGTGAACTCTCAGAGCAGCGAAAGAACATTCCGGCAAGTAAGGTCACCCAGGAGCTCGTCGATGAGCATATGGAAGTCGTGAAACCCGATATAGATCCCGAACTGATGCGCAAGTATGTTGCATACTCAAGAAGGCACATCTATCCTATAATGGAAGAGGCTGCACGTGAACATCTTGTCAAGTTCTATATGGATCTCCGTAAGATGGGTGAGGGCAAGGACTCCCCGGTTCCTATAACAGCGCGTCAGCTGGAAGCCCTTGTGAGGCTTGCAGAGGCACGTGCCAGGGTAAGACTGAGTAATGTAGCTACTCTTGATGATGCAAAAAAGACCACTCGTATTGTCTATGCCTGCCTTAAGCAGGTAGGTGTCGACCCTGATACAGGTGCTCTGGATGTGGATGTTATCGCCTCGGGTACTAGCAAGAGCCAGAGGGATAAGATTAAAGTCATTAGGGAAATCATTAAAGCAGTGGGTGAAAGGCATTCCGGGGGAAAGGCACCTCTGGAGGAAGTCTTTGCTGAAGCCCAGGCTCAACAGATCGATAGGCAGCATGCAGAGGAGCTTATAGCTAAAATGAGGCGGTCCGGAGATCTGGTCACGCCTGATAACGATCATATAAAAGTAGTATAA
- a CDS encoding RNA methyltransferase TrmH, group 1 → MSIGIRVVLVEPLYQGNVGSVARAMKNFGFSELVLVNPCKLEVESRAMSSHAWDLLQSASIVNSLEEAVNDASIVIGTTGIAGVAFDLHLRVPAYSPREIKARLSGARGTVAVLFGREDHGFSRDELKMCDMIMTIPTSDVYPVMNMSHAVAVILYELSDIEAGENGLAEASDIHLLYEHLFELLDDIKYPVHKKEKTKLMLKRILGRAVLLEREVQTLRGVLRRIQRNLPKTKDTE, encoded by the coding sequence ATGTCTATTGGTATCAGAGTAGTACTTGTGGAACCCCTTTATCAGGGAAACGTAGGCTCTGTAGCCCGTGCAATGAAGAATTTCGGCTTTTCTGAACTTGTACTTGTAAATCCCTGTAAACTGGAAGTCGAATCAAGGGCAATGTCTTCCCATGCATGGGATCTGCTTCAGAGCGCCTCGATAGTTAACTCACTGGAGGAAGCAGTGAATGATGCAAGCATTGTCATAGGAACAACTGGCATTGCTGGTGTGGCGTTTGACCTTCATCTGAGGGTCCCTGCGTATTCACCACGTGAGATAAAGGCTCGCCTGTCAGGTGCCAGGGGAACTGTGGCTGTGCTTTTTGGCAGGGAGGACCACGGCTTCAGCAGGGACGAATTAAAGATGTGTGATATGATAATGACCATTCCTACATCTGATGTCTACCCTGTGATGAACATGTCACATGCAGTCGCAGTAATCCTCTACGAACTGAGTGATATCGAGGCGGGGGAGAACGGGCTGGCTGAAGCTTCTGACATTCATCTATTATATGAGCATCTTTTTGAGCTTCTTGATGACATTAAATACCCTGTGCATAAAAAAGAAAAGACCAAACTCATGCTGAAGAGGATTTTGGGGAGGGCGGTCCTGCTAGAGCGGGAAGTTCAGACATTAAGAGGTGTGCTGAGGCGTATTCAGCGCAACCTTCCCAAAACGAAGGATACTGAATAA
- a CDS encoding CoB-CoM heterodisulfide reductase, subunit E gives MDYYSGVSDALRLTFVQVMIMANLSIGIFIIGMYINLKKWGMGSTGYGKEPSGSIFAFPRMLAQQMSEHAHVHNQSVLETFVLDIVFQRRILRRSPLRWFMHFTIFFGWMALFVLSLAMFAVEMVHIAAEAMGIHDLPDFLVPALLRDMLAVPNDIFSYILLTGIIIAIYRRLFVAKVRESTIAYDSILLIGLTVITISGFVADGIRTGRFWGFGIEDPSLAPPMALFHVVISLLFCIAYIPFSKYIHMIAIPLALLANKGGE, from the coding sequence ATGGACTATTATTCCGGCGTATCCGACGCTTTAAGACTTACATTTGTTCAGGTTATGATAATGGCTAACCTGTCCATCGGTATTTTCATTATTGGAATGTATATAAACCTGAAAAAATGGGGCATGGGTTCCACAGGTTACGGGAAGGAACCATCGGGCAGCATCTTCGCGTTCCCCAGGATGCTTGCCCAGCAGATGAGCGAACATGCACATGTGCATAATCAGTCCGTCCTGGAAACCTTTGTCCTTGACATTGTATTCCAGAGAAGGATACTGAGAAGAAGCCCTCTCAGATGGTTCATGCACTTCACCATCTTCTTTGGATGGATGGCACTCTTTGTGCTCTCACTTGCTATGTTCGCAGTTGAAATGGTACATATAGCAGCAGAAGCAATGGGAATCCATGATCTTCCAGACTTCTTAGTCCCGGCACTACTTAGAGACATGCTCGCAGTTCCAAACGACATTTTCAGCTACATTTTGCTCACAGGGATCATAATAGCAATATACAGGAGACTGTTCGTTGCTAAGGTAAGGGAATCAACCATAGCGTATGACTCCATCCTCCTCATAGGCCTTACAGTCATCACTATCTCAGGATTTGTTGCAGACGGAATAAGGACTGGAAGATTCTGGGGATTTGGCATTGAAGACCCAAGCCTGGCACCTCCAATGGCCCTATTCCACGTAGTAATATCATTGCTGTTCTGTATCGCATATATACCATTCAGCAAATACATACACATGATTGCAATACCGCTTGCACTCCTTGCGAACAAAGGAGGAGAATAA
- a CDS encoding CoB-CoM heterodisulfide reductase, subunit D: MAKRKPSVDTQNLTAVQIMELDSCSRCGECVNWCPTYDASAQDPGLAPRDKILRWREFMNKSYGLRARLFGPKEIPEEDIEKFKDDVYKCTTCGMCATVCESAINTVELWESMRANLVKRGNGPYGKQGMFIKLIAEYKNPYMANNADRVNWFPKDIKVEDKAEVLYFGGCTAELKQRKLALATARVLNKLGIKFTMLGENEICCGSALIRTGQYFINDTAKVNAQKNIDNIKAKGAKTVLYACAGCYRASLIDWPRLTGKKLPFKVVHITQFLQDLIEKGDIQWEKSIDKKVTYHDPCHLGRHVGVFEPPRAVLKSIPGIEFIEMERIEENQRCCGAGGGVKAGVPDLAMGVAKTRVEDALETEADLLSSACPFCKRNLSDGRDALGAKQLEVEDVVVLVAEAMGIDLSDAPKE, encoded by the coding sequence ATGGCAAAGCGCAAACCTTCAGTTGATACACAAAATCTAACAGCTGTCCAGATAATGGAACTTGACTCCTGCAGCCGATGCGGAGAATGTGTGAACTGGTGCCCTACATACGATGCATCAGCACAGGACCCCGGGCTTGCACCAAGGGACAAGATCCTCAGATGGAGAGAATTCATGAACAAGTCCTACGGCCTTCGTGCAAGGCTCTTCGGACCAAAAGAGATACCAGAGGAAGACATCGAGAAATTCAAGGATGACGTCTACAAATGCACAACCTGCGGAATGTGTGCAACAGTATGTGAATCCGCGATCAATACCGTTGAACTCTGGGAGTCAATGCGTGCAAATCTTGTAAAGCGTGGCAACGGCCCATACGGTAAACAGGGAATGTTCATCAAGCTCATTGCAGAGTACAAGAACCCATACATGGCAAACAATGCCGACAGGGTTAACTGGTTCCCCAAGGACATAAAGGTCGAGGACAAAGCCGAGGTACTCTACTTTGGAGGATGCACTGCAGAGCTCAAGCAAAGGAAGCTTGCACTTGCAACAGCACGTGTGCTCAACAAGCTTGGCATCAAGTTCACAATGCTTGGCGAGAACGAGATATGCTGCGGTTCAGCTCTTATCAGGACCGGGCAGTACTTCATCAACGACACAGCAAAGGTGAACGCCCAGAAGAACATCGATAATATCAAAGCCAAGGGCGCTAAGACAGTGCTATATGCCTGTGCAGGATGCTACAGGGCTTCCCTGATAGACTGGCCAAGGCTTACAGGCAAGAAACTCCCTTTCAAGGTAGTCCACATCACACAGTTCCTGCAGGACCTCATAGAGAAGGGAGATATCCAGTGGGAGAAGTCCATCGATAAGAAGGTCACATACCACGACCCATGTCACCTGGGACGCCACGTAGGCGTATTCGAGCCGCCAAGAGCTGTGCTCAAGAGCATACCGGGCATCGAGTTCATTGAGATGGAAAGGATCGAAGAGAACCAGCGCTGCTGTGGAGCAGGAGGCGGAGTAAAGGCCGGCGTTCCTGATCTTGCAATGGGCGTTGCAAAGACGAGAGTTGAAGATGCTCTTGAAACCGAAGCAGACCTGTTGTCAAGCGCCTGCCCGTTCTGTAAGAGGAACCTCAGCGACGGCAGGGATGCACTTGGTGCAAAGCAGCTTGAAGTTGAGGACGTTGTAGTCCTTGTTGCAGAAGCAATGGGAATAGACCTTAGCGACGCACCTAAAGAGTGA
- a CDS encoding geranylgeranyl reductase, whose amino-acid sequence MFDLIIVGGGPAGTAAGRIAGKMGLKTLLIEKESFPRYKPCGGALSEHAMSFLDFEVPEEIIEKEVFGARICFRDQVIERSKDHRLSAIVTRSKLDNFFLEKARETWIEDITGKKVIEVLDENDHVTVKTKESTYVSRFLILATGSQGMLKHQVRRKDNKKEYGICMVAEVPENNGTIDSYIKDAVELRFGVAGMGYGWIFPHDGYYSVGTGGLANLLPDPRSTIQQYLQENNFNGNYKLNGHVIPCGGYKRTLVRGRIMLVGDAAGFVDAFTGEGLAYAIRSGQIAAEVVAEALDSSLHPGHLKKYENRCYSEFGEHLKYSLYFASIMHRFPEKAFSIFTREPVVVDRFLDVVSFRTSYKQYMKWLILNFKPAWLLKRKTIAGNRPVMKKK is encoded by the coding sequence ATGTTTGACCTTATCATCGTGGGAGGGGGTCCTGCAGGTACAGCTGCAGGGAGAATTGCAGGAAAAATGGGGTTGAAGACATTATTGATAGAGAAGGAGTCATTCCCGCGGTATAAGCCATGCGGAGGTGCACTTTCTGAGCATGCCATGTCCTTCCTGGACTTTGAAGTTCCCGAGGAGATCATTGAAAAGGAAGTATTCGGAGCCAGGATCTGTTTCAGGGACCAGGTCATTGAACGTTCAAAGGATCATCGCCTCTCTGCCATAGTTACCCGCAGCAAGCTTGACAACTTCTTTCTTGAAAAAGCAAGGGAAACATGGATAGAGGACATCACTGGAAAGAAGGTCATTGAGGTCTTAGATGAAAATGACCATGTTACAGTCAAAACAAAGGAATCAACCTATGTTTCCAGATTTCTTATTCTGGCAACAGGCTCCCAGGGGATGCTTAAGCACCAGGTTCGCAGGAAGGACAATAAAAAAGAATATGGGATATGCATGGTTGCAGAGGTGCCGGAAAATAACGGGACAATTGACAGCTATATAAAAGACGCCGTAGAGCTGCGTTTCGGGGTTGCCGGAATGGGATACGGCTGGATATTCCCGCATGACGGCTACTATTCGGTTGGTACCGGCGGCCTTGCAAATCTGCTGCCAGATCCCAGGAGTACAATTCAACAATATCTGCAGGAGAACAATTTCAACGGGAACTATAAACTTAATGGACATGTCATTCCATGTGGGGGCTACAAAAGGACCCTGGTCAGAGGCAGGATAATGCTGGTTGGCGATGCTGCCGGGTTTGTAGATGCATTCACAGGAGAAGGGCTTGCCTATGCCATCAGGTCAGGACAGATAGCAGCAGAAGTCGTGGCAGAAGCCCTGGATTCCAGCCTTCATCCGGGACATTTGAAAAAATATGAGAATAGATGCTATTCAGAATTTGGAGAGCATCTGAAATACTCCCTATATTTTGCCAGTATCATGCACCGCTTCCCCGAGAAGGCTTTCAGCATTTTTACACGGGAGCCTGTAGTCGTCGACAGATTCCTTGACGTGGTCTCATTCAGGACCAGCTACAAACAGTACATGAAATGGCTCATTCTCAATTTTAAACCCGCATGGCTCCTGAAAAGAAAAACTATCGCCGGGAACAGACCTGTTATGAAAAAGAAATAA